GAAGTCGGGAGGGAAGAGAAAAAAAGCGCGCGCCCCAGGGACGGCAACCTCATGCTGGCGACTCTCAGCGCCATTATCCTGCCGATCCTGATCGTGTCGGCGCTGGGATTCGTCTGGGGCCGGATGGGCCACCAGCTCGAGCCGCGGCTGGTGACGGCGCTGGTGACGACCATCGGCACGCCGAGCCTGGTGGCGAGCACGCTGACCGGTCTCACTGTCGACACCACGATTCTCGGCCAGATGGTGCTGGTCGCCTTCTCGGTCTTTGCCGGCTTCGCGGTGCTGGGGATCATTGTCTGCAAGGCGATGAAGCTGCCGCTGCATTCGTTCCTGCCGTCGCTCATGTTCCCCAACACCGGCAATATGGGCTTGCCGCTGGTGCTGTTCGCCTTCGGGCAGACCGGGCTGGCGCTGGCCATCGTGTTCTTCGTGGTCTCGATCACCCTGCAGTTCACCATCGGCATCGGGATTGCGTCGGGCAGCGCCGACCTGCGCCGGCTCCTCAAGATGCCGCTGATCTACGCGGTCGTGTTCTCGCTGATATTCGTCCTCACCGACTGGCCGGTCCCGCTCTGGCTCTCCAACACCCTGAGCCTCTTGGGCGGCCTCACCATTCCCCTGATGCTGATCGCGCTCGGCGTCTCGCTGTCCCAGCTCCATGTCCGCTCGCTGGGACGTGCCGCGATCCTTTCGGTGGTCCGGCTCGGCGGCGGCTTCCTCGTCAGCTATGGGGTCTCGCGGGCCTTCGGCCTCGAAGGGGCGGCGCTCGGGGTGGTGGTGCTGCAATCGACCATGCCGGTCGCGGTCTTTAACTATCTGTTCGCCGAGCTCTATCGCCGCGAGCCGGAAGAAGTTGCTGGAATCGTTGTAGTTTCAACGGTGATGTCGTTCGTCACATTGCCGCTCCTGATCCTGTTCGTGCTATAGCTGGGCCGGTTCCAAGGCGATTGACCCCTCCTCGCAAAGATTGCGCCCGGTGAAGTTCATCCCTGCCAAGTTTCGCAAAGGCCCGACCGTTCGGCGCGTCCGGGAGATTCCCAATCTCTGGATCCCGCTGAGCGACGGAACCAGGCTGGCGGCGCGGGTCTGGATGCCGGAGGACGCCGAGGCCCATCCGGTCCCGGCGATCCTTGAATGTATTCCTTATCGCAAGCGCGACGGCACGGTCTGGCGCGACGAGGCGGTGCATCCCTATATCGCCAGCCATGGCTATGCCGTGCTGCGCATCGACATTCGCGGCTCCGGCGATTCCGACGGCATCCTCGACGACGAATACCTGCCCGAGGAGCAGGTCGATCTGGTGGAGGCCGTCGCCTGGGTCGCCGAGCAGGGCTGGTGCAGCGGCCATTGCGGCATGACCGGCATCTCCTGGGGCGGCTTCAACGCGCTCCAGGTGGCGGCGCGCCAGCCGCCGGCGCTGAAGGCGATCATCACCATCGATTCCACCGACGACCGCTATGGCGACGACGTCCATTACATGGGCGGCGCGATGCTGCATGACAATTTCGCCTGGGCGTCGGCCATGTATGCCTATCTCTCGCAGCCGCCCGATCCGCAGGTGGTCGGCGAGGGGTGGCGCGAGACCTGGCTCGACCGGTTGCAGCGCGCGCGTTTCTGGCTGCGGCAGTGGCTGCAGCATCAGCGTCGCGACGGCTATTGGCGCCAGGGCTCGATCGCCGAGAGTTATGCCGACATCACATGCGCGGTCTATGCGATCGGCGGCTGGGAAGACGGCTACAGCAATGCCGTGCCCCGGCTGCTCGAAGGGCTGCAGGCGCCGGCCAAGGGCCTGATCGGCCCCTGGGGCCATGCCTTGCCGCACAGCGCCCATCCGGGCCCCGCGATCGGCTTCCTGCAGGAGAGCCTGCGCTGGTGGGATCACTGGCTCAAGGGCATCGAGACCCGGGTGATGAACGAGCCGCGCTATCGGGTCTGGATGAATGAGAGTTTCCGTCCCGCGGCCTTTGCCGAAGCTCGCGCGGGGCGCTGGGTCGCCGAGCCCGGCTGGCCGGCCGGGCAGACCGCGCCGCGCGCCTTCTACCTGACCGAGGCGGGGCTGCTCACGCGTGCCGGACTATCGGAGACGCCCGGCGACGCAAGGACATTCTCGATCCAATCGCCGCTGACGGTGGGAACGGGCAGCCTCGAATGGTGCTCCTATGGCGGGCGCGGCGGCGACCTGCCGACCGACCAGCGTGGCGACGACGCGGGCTCGCTCTGTTTCGACAGCGCGCCGCTGCCGGAGCGGTTCGAGATCCTGGGCGCGCCCGTCCTCGAGCTGGAGTTCAGCGTCGACAAGCCGGTGGCGACGATCTGCGTCAGGCTGTGCGATGTCTGGCCGGATGGCGCCTCGGCCCGGGTGAGCTTCACGCTCTTCAACCTGACCCATCGCGACAGCCATGCCGAGCCGGCGGCCCTGGTCCCGGGCCAGGTCTATCGCGCGACAATCGCGCTCAACCATATCGCCCATGCCTTCCTGCCCGGCCATCGCCTGCGCCTGGCGATCTCGACCGGTTATTGGCCGATGATGTGGCCGGCGCCGGAGCGCTTCACGCTGACCGTTCATGGTGGCGGATGCCGGTTCGATCTGCCGGCGCGCAAACCCAGCGAGGCCG
The nucleotide sequence above comes from Hypericibacter terrae. Encoded proteins:
- a CDS encoding AEC family transporter; its protein translation is MLATLSAIILPILIVSALGFVWGRMGHQLEPRLVTALVTTIGTPSLVASTLTGLTVDTTILGQMVLVAFSVFAGFAVLGIIVCKAMKLPLHSFLPSLMFPNTGNMGLPLVLFAFGQTGLALAIVFFVVSITLQFTIGIGIASGSADLRRLLKMPLIYAVVFSLIFVLTDWPVPLWLSNTLSLLGGLTIPLMLIALGVSLSQLHVRSLGRAAILSVVRLGGGFLVSYGVSRAFGLEGAALGVVVLQSTMPVAVFNYLFAELYRREPEEVAGIVVVSTVMSFVTLPLLILFVL
- a CDS encoding CocE/NonD family hydrolase, which gives rise to MKFIPAKFRKGPTVRRVREIPNLWIPLSDGTRLAARVWMPEDAEAHPVPAILECIPYRKRDGTVWRDEAVHPYIASHGYAVLRIDIRGSGDSDGILDDEYLPEEQVDLVEAVAWVAEQGWCSGHCGMTGISWGGFNALQVAARQPPALKAIITIDSTDDRYGDDVHYMGGAMLHDNFAWASAMYAYLSQPPDPQVVGEGWRETWLDRLQRARFWLRQWLQHQRRDGYWRQGSIAESYADITCAVYAIGGWEDGYSNAVPRLLEGLQAPAKGLIGPWGHALPHSAHPGPAIGFLQESLRWWDHWLKGIETRVMNEPRYRVWMNESFRPAAFAEARAGRWVAEPGWPAGQTAPRAFYLTEAGLLTRAGLSETPGDARTFSIQSPLTVGTGSLEWCSYGGRGGDLPTDQRGDDAGSLCFDSAPLPERFEILGAPVLELEFSVDKPVATICVRLCDVWPDGASARVSFTLFNLTHRDSHAEPAALVPGQVYRATIALNHIAHAFLPGHRLRLAISTGYWPMMWPAPERFTLTVHGGGCRFDLPARKPSEADAQLPEFAPPAAAPGPREEGLRPDSTRRRVDTDVGKGETVVTMVKDAGATKLLDIDLTVDNDTVETYRIRHDDPTGAEGLTRYRHRLTRGDWRIETRTTTSLKLTATHFVVSAELEAYEGEERIFCRNESFTLPRDLV